The DNA region attttattgaggagttcgaggagcagaaaaattatacacaaaaccattttcatcacaaaatatttcaatatttttattaacaaacttttttcccctatcacttcggatagttgaaatagtatagtcattttcattttgaattctcttacataacttggtaaatgtattatgtgcctcatctttatgagcaagaaaaatgagtcaagtatatctagataaatcatcaacaataacaaatgcataatattttcctcctagacttgcaactctatttggtccaaaaagatctatGTGTATCAGTTGTAATGGTCTAatagtgaaaatatattttttggttttaaaagaagtttttgtttgtttaccaagtTGGCATGCATcataaattttgtctttaagaaaatttgtttttggtacaagatcattttttgaaagtttagaaataagttccatgttgcatgacctaatcttttatgtcatagccaactagtttcattttgagttgaaaagcaaatagtatcttgtgaggtaatttcttcaaaatcgattgtataaatattgttacttctaaaagcaataaaacaaatattacaatcagtGGCGAAGCCACGTTGGGGCAGGGGGGCCATGGCCCCCCagaaatttgaacaaaaaaatttatatgttaatttttttaatttaataaaataatatgaatttattatgTGTTGGCCCCCTCTATAAAatttaatctaatataaaaataaaataaataaaacacatcttatataaaataaaatacatatttttattataaataaaattgaaaaaaattataactatatctGGTAACATTTCTAATCCCTTTACATTATCAAAAGCATTTCAATCGATTATGGCAATCTGTCAAACATCTTACAGACTATATTTCATTCTCACACGGCACAATACCGTATTTTCACATCTCATCCTTCACTTTTGTTTTCTCTACTTTCCAACATCAAAactcatttcatcatttacattttattttcactacttttcaacatcaaaacaaaaaaaaaggaaggcagGAAGCAGAAGATTTTACCTGTTGGCTGTTCTGCTGCTCGACTATGAGGCACTGAGGTGTAACCGGTAACCCGGCGACTGTCGACAGACCATTTCCAGTCGCTCTAGCTCTCGGCGTCCTCTCTCTCAGACTCTCAGTCGCTCTCGGTCTCGGCGTCTCTAGACTCTCCACGGACCACATACCCCACTCTTTATTTCATTCACGCTAAAAACCAAAAAGGTTAGACCTTTTTCACTTTTTGCTTTTGAAGGCTTGATTCGCTTGAAGCTTCCAGATGTCATCTTAGATTAACAAATAATGATGAGAATCTCGAGAGTAACTTTGTTTGTCAAATAGTCAAATAGTCAATGTCCCTTTGTAACTTTGTTTGTCTCCACacgattttttgatttttttaatttattttttttttctaatatctgGTTACTcagtttataaaaaatttcataatatattaatattatttatttaatagattaatatttttatagattaatacttttatttatttagtagattaataatttttttatatagtaaactaacattttattttttaatagattagtAGACGTATTTGATAGCCCATTCCAGACTGCCAGTTCTCGTCGCACAGTCTCGCAGGTatgtcttttttttataaaaattttatattggtattaatcatattatatatatatatatattacatatattaattgAGTATGGTTGTGTGTACttatttaagttgttttttttttatagtattatgtgtattaataaattgtttgattttcaattttaaattgtttgattttaatttatcaaagtttctaactttattttatatgtttcaatttgattttaaatttaggttcatgaatgatgtctaaattaaaaactatcgactcattcttcaaaagaaaagaagttgatCTTCCAGAAAATTCTTCTAAACTTCCGAGGATTGAACCTGAAGAAAACCCTGATCTTAACTCTCCAATTTTGGAatctgaaaaaatttatttgatatcgTCAACACTTAATTCTAAAGATATTGATATATCTTCTCTACAACGAGATCCGGGATTACGTCCTCTTATATGAGATTATCCAGTTAATCAGCGTGATGAAATAAGAAGAGCTTATTTAAAAATGGGCCCATATCAAATACGTCTCTCAAAATATCCATTTTCTGGTTCAGAAAAACATCCTCGTCGCTTTCAAGCTTCATGGTTTGTACAATTTGGATATTGGTTAGAGTATTCTCCATCAAAGGATGCTGCATATTGTTTACCTTGTTATCTTTTTACAATGAAAGCATCTCAACGTTCTAGATGGGATGTATTTACTGTCATGGGATTTAAAAATTGGAAGAAGATTAAAAATGGAAAACATTGTGCCTTTTTGAATCATATTGGGGAGGATCCTTGCTCTTGTCATAATAATGCTGTGAAATATTGCGAGGATTTATTAAAACAATCACAGCATATTGATAAGGTAATGAATGCACAAAGCTCTGAACAAATTCTGAATAATCGACTCCGTGTAAAAACATCTATTGATGTTGTTCGATGGCTTGCATTTCAAGGATGTGCCTTTAGAGGTCATGATGAGACTCTTGATTCAAAAAATCGAGGTAATTTCTTGGAGATGCTTAAACTCTTGGCTTCCTATAATGATAAGGTTGGAaaacttgttttgaaaaatgctccTAAATCTTCAAAGTATACTTCACCCcaaattcaaaaagagattttGGAAGTTCTTGCaaagaaagtaagaaataaaattcGTGAAGATGTTGAGGATTCTCGATTTTGCATTATTGTTGATGAGACACGAGATGAGTCTAAGAGGGAGCAAATGGCTATAATCTTGAGATttgttgatgttgatggttTTATACAAGAACGATTTTTTGATCTTGTACATGTTAAAGATACATCGACATTgactttaaaaaatgaaatatctgCAATTCTTTCTCGTCATTGTCTTGATATTCAGAATATTCGTGGGCAAGGATATGATGGTGCTAGTAATATGCATGGTGAATGGAACAGATTGCAAGCATTATTTCTTAAAGATTGCCCATATGCATACTATGTTCATTGTTTTGCTCACCGATTACAGTTAGCATTAGTTGCTGCATCTAGAGAGGTGGTTTctgttcatgagtttttttcaaatttaaactttATTATCAATGTGGTGGGTGTTTCATGTAAACGCCATGATGAATTGCAAGCTGCTCAGGCAACACATATTACACATATGATAGCCATTGATGAACTTGAAAGTGGAAAAGGAGCTAATCAAATTGGCACTATCAAATGAGCCGGTGATTCTCgttggggttctcatttttattctatttgcaGTCTACTGCGAATGTTTGAAGCTACTTCCTCGGTGCTTGAAACCATAATAAAAGAAGGATCCACTTACTCTCAACGTGGAGATGCAAATGCtgtttataaaatgattacttCATTccaattcatatttattttacatttaatgaAGGAAATCATGGGTATTACTGATGTTCTTTGTCAAGTTTTGTAGCAAAAATCTCAAGATATTTTGAATGCCATGAATATAGTTTCTACTACAAAATAACTCATTCAAAAGTTGAGAAATGAAGGTTGGGAAAATCTGCTTGAGAATGTTGTCTCTTTTTCCAAGAAATTTAATATTGATATCTCAGAATTGGGCTCTCGTTATATACAAGGTCGTGGTCGTCATCAACGAGATTACATTACGATAGAGCATcattatcattttgaaatatttaatgctGCTATAGATTTTCAAATGCAAGAGCTTGACAATGGGTTTGGTGAAGGAACGACAAAACTTTTAACCCTCAGCTCAGCTTTAGATCCAAAGGATGGGTATAAATTCtttaatattgatgatatatgttgtcTTGCAGAAGAATATTATCCTCTTGATTTTTCTGAGAATGAGAAAATCAATTTAAGGTTTCAATTGAAGCATTTTGAAGTTGATGTGCTTAGCAATCCAAAGTTTCAAGATTTGAGATCTATTGCAGATTTATGTCGAAAATTGGTAGAGACAGAGAAATCAAAGATATACTATCTTATTGATAGATTGATTCGTCTAATTTTGACTCTTCCAGTGTCTACAGCAACCAGTGAACGGGCATTTTCAGCTATGAAGATTGTTAAAACAAGGCTTTGCAACAAGATTGAAGATGAATTCTTAGCAAATAATTTAGTTGTctatattaaaagagaaatagctaagaattttgatttaaattcaatacttgatgattttgtttgtttaaaagagcgcactacaaaaaaaagcaaaattggcggcgtttatatcTGTGGCGTTTGTTTATGCGCCGGTAGATATAAAATGTTACTGGCGCTTAATATTTCCGCcggtaaattattgagattcccgGCGTTTACATTTTTACGCCGGTAATAATGTATAGGTTTAGCGGCATTTATAACAACGCCGCCAAGATAGCAATTATGCGCCGGGAAATTAGTAGTTTCCCGGCATTTAGATTgttacgccggtaataatatatatttttggtggCGTTTACACAAAcgtcatattttattaattatataacacCGTTATATTAACCGTGTTTGCCGGCGTCTTTAATATaccgccggtaataatatatagcatcagcGGCGTTTCACAAAACGCCGACAATTAATAAAGTTTACGCCGATAAAGTATTGAGTGTTTTGGTGTTTATTTCGTTTGAACAAATGCCggccattgattaattttacgctggtaaataagtagtttttcagcgtttatattgttatgtaggtaataattatatagcattggTGGCGTTTAccaaatgctgaaaattgatcaatgaaatgCCGGTAATTGAGAAATGCGCCAAAGTATTTATTGTGACgccagtaataatatatagcgtcagcgatgaaggctattataaatttattgatagtaaaataaataataaaaataataaaaaaacttatttaaattatacgaaaatacccacaaaatcttagtttaatttctaGGATGCCCTACCTGTAAATGCCATATATCGCATTCCAGTTCTGGAGGGAGGGAGGTTAAATAGAATTAAAGAAGAGAGTTCACGCATCGAGATCTTAATGTGACGccgtttaatttctttcttttaatatctaataaataatgtataatacagtaatgtaagtattgtgcattcattttacaaattgtgcaagtgtcgtacaatattccttttgaaaaaaatagtctactattaaaaatgtaatcttttaatatggatctcttatttattctaattttttaaaaaagaatgtggcGTTTGCGaattttatgacaaaatatgttaaacatcatactaagattcacaacttccaaaaagagtagtaaaacaTATACATAATCTAGCAGTTATCCTTTTATAATCCATCCTAATTCCAACTTAGCAAAACAGagcaaacgtcgatatatggcataaccataaatttagtcttaattaatgaaagttgcaaataccattaaacagagcaaacgtcgatatatgacaaataccataaatatagtctcaagTATAGTCTAACTTGTAATCCTGACCCTCAATCAttgtcttcatcttcctcttcctgttcttcatcttcctcttgatcttcttcctcttcagcattttcctcttcttcatctttctcttcctcttcattctcattttgattttgtctTGAAGCcttaatataaattcaaattagagtccaaaaattccaaaataggGTTAACtgatatcaactaaacatatgtggggtgctcacctgtgcatgcatgaatgtgtttactaagttccgCAATTCAGTTAATTCGTTCCgcattttatcaaactcttccttcgatataccatcttcttggtttgaagttGGTAGTGAATGTTGAGAAGTTTGCCttgtaggggttggcccaaacCCCAAACCGCGCACATGTCCAGGCTGTTCTAGGCCCATAACTTTCGAATAAACATCATCTGATTTCCAAGTCATGGTTCCTCCAGATCCCATTTCTATAGGATTTGTGTCTTGTGTtaaaagttcctccatctcaacctgtaatagacaattgaaaaaacacattattctccatcttataaatccattaaaattaaaaagtaataaatttaaaaataaacataccactttctttctcgtttcatcattgtagtgtgtgccatcctttttcttatgggtcttgacaaacaattgggctcgacttggcaatgccccagttgattttttctgcttccaatcttttagattaaacacatatatcgaaaacaaagaactaacaaatattcaacaataaataaatattaattaaataaataccacatcatgggcatatcttgctaaacttttCGATCCTCCGCTGTGAACAATCACCTGCTTCTTACGACActccttgtttttattacattttgactacaacatcacaaagattatgagaattatgaaaataactagctggttgactttataaatatataacaaaaatgtgCGCACTGTTACCATATATTCTGGATCAAACCAAAGATTGGCCAACTCTTCCAGTTGCTCTAAGTCCACTATATCGGGACTTGCCCTTGCCACAACTTGTGCTGCAGATgtgtctttttcattaagtaactttttcttcaactcatgcttgtagtctttccatttcttccccaagtcctttagtatccattttttgaatacatccaatttgtcatcaggaactttaaacttgccctatagtcaaaataaatttacaaaagtgTGTCAGTAgctttctaaaaacaaatttcaaaatatacctattaattattaataatgttttaatatgatGTTATAAAAAACCATACATTTATAAGACCCCACGCTTCCTCCTTCACGGTATTAGGCACTGATCtccaatctttgtaaattattgGAACCAACTTATTACTTCTCGCTATCAGACCACCAAACCTTACCACCTTTGAGTCTTGCTTTTTTATAGGTTGACCAAGAAGATTGAGCTCTATTTCAATGCGCTCCCCTTCTGGAAGATGCCAAATGTCAGGAATCGAGTGCAATGGTCTCTTTACTCGATCGCCATTACTATCTGCAAAAATGGATTTAGTTACGTTGttagtattttgtaaatcttcattcatagttaaataaataataagtaagaaaaacaGAGACATACCTACGACGACGACAAAGCGATCTCTAATGTCGGAACACGAGTCGACATTTTCTGCTTCTGAACTAGGTGCTATTGGTAAAGATGTGCATGGCTCGGTCTCTCTGCTCATCTCCATATGTGTGGATAGTTGTCCTCCCATTTGGTTAGATGGAGAAGGTTGGGTCTcttgctgtgaagataatgatggttgTGAAGGACAATCTATAGAAGGTGATGACTCTACCATCCTATTAACGGAAAGAGGTGGCCCATCGACAGAGGGTAATGAATGGGCCGCCCTATCAGATTGTGTCTCACTATGGACAGCTTGTAGTCTTGTAGATTGTCTTTGCAAGTGTGGTATGGTAgtctttgcctttttttttggacccattgtacctatacacaaaaaaaaaaaataataaaaaaaattgcatatatgaaaatcaatagaaataataatattttgagcatgaaatgagatagatttatgtgataagagatatcatattcctaacaaaaaaattaaagagagggTAGTCACATGTCCATTAGTGACCTCCGCccgaatttattaataaaccctcacttgtggcggaggaataccgtagTAACAATCAAAGTTCttggattttacaaaaatatagaacaaaattaaaaaacccaAGTACCAACAAAATGATATAGCAAAAACAGTACCACTAAACAGgcctatataaaagaaaattgatgtaaacaagcctataaaaatataaacgaaACCTCAACACTATTAGCGAGTTTCGATTGTCATTCCATCTATGTCACTTCGCGTCCACACAACATCGTCAATACCAAGTTCAATAGCTTCATCGTTGGAAGTgttaatacaatattcattgacgaaatattcatcctcatcatcgTCAGTCACTTCCTCTTCACCAGTGTCATACACGTCTCTTGGTTTTGTCTTAACGACGACGACCCAATTTGGGCATCTTTCATCTGCCacataaaatacttgagatacttgagaagataaAACAAACGGATCATCAGTTATCCGACTACCAGTGTGTACTAgatgagaaaaatttacaatagtAAAGCCAAACTCGTCCTCCTTGAAACCTCTACCCTGAGTAACGTCtgcccaatcacatttgaataacacatatcgggacccatcataatacataacctcaattatgcgtgttaattggccataccaagcagggccatcttgatcagtacacacactaacaccacaattttgagttttcttcccattttcgtGATTCCTAGTGCGATATTTTGTGCCATTGATGACAATTCGTTTAAATTCTTTGGCAACTCGCATGGGTCCTTTAGAATGCATTACGACTTTATGGCCCAATTTGCTTCTTCCATTGTCATCCATTTTCATTACCTGAAAGGTTGGATTATTAGCattgattaaaatgataaaaactaGCTATAGaggcataataaattaatattgtgatACAATATTGAATGGTGTCTAATCCATACATAGTCTTGgaaccaattacaaaattggTCTTCGTGCCTCTTCTGTAGTTCATCATTCGATAAATGATTCCCATCAACTGTATGCCTCATTATTTCCAAGTGCATCCTATTATATGTTTCATATAGGAAATGTCTGTTACAAtttcacaaatataaattaaatataatttaattcatagGTATCAAGCATTGCAACTCACATGCGGAATGGAGTGAAATCGTCAGAGTTGAAGAGAATATAGCGATGTGCTTGGGTCCACGACATAAAATCGAGGTGAACGTCAACAACTTTCCCTTTAGAATCATCCGGGTTTCTAGATGGTCTATTGAAAACCGTTAGAGCGGATTCTAAATAACGAGAACAAAATGTCAATAATTCCTCCAGCAAATATCCTTCAGCAATGGAACCTTCTGGCGCAGCTTTGTTACGCACATGAAACTTAAGTCGGTGAAGGTACCTACCACATAAATCATTAGatgacttttattatttttaaaaaaatatgttcttacTTTAATGGACGCACATGACTTTTAGTACAATAACTAAAGCATACCTTTCAACGGGATACATCCATCGATAATGAACGGGTCCTCCAAGCTTACATTCTGCAACTAAATGTATAGTCAAGTGAACCATAACCGTGAAAAATGATGgcggaaatatcatttctaattggcACAATATGTAAGGTATTCTAGATTCCAATCGGTCCAAATCTTCAAGCCGCAACATTTTGGAACAAACTCCCCTGAAGAATCCAGATAGCTCGATTAATGGTTCTATTACCTTCTTAGGTAATGATCCACGTAATGCAATTGGCAGGAGCTGTTGCATCAGTATATGGCAATCATGACTCTTCATGCCCACTATAGTACGGTGTTGAAGCTTGACACAACGTGAAACATTTGAAGAATAACCATCTGgtacttttacattttgtataaccTTTAAcaagtcttctttttctttgttactCATTGTGAAAATAGCAGGAGGCAAATATGTCTTGTTTGCATCTGTTATAATCGGATGAAGTTGTGGTCTCAAACCCATCTCTTGTAAGTCAAGGCGTGCTTTTATGCCATTTTttgattttgtatcaatatttaataGTGTGCCAACAAtattatccaccacatttttttcaatgtgcatcacATCAAGATTATGACGCAATAAATTATCTTTCCAGTATggtaaactaaagaaaatactacaTTTCTTCCATGAGTGTTCCTTAACACTAGTCGACCccacaactctttttcttttacgatctgttctatcattacaatttaaatcatctaattGTTCCAAGATTTCATCAGGTGTTGGCATAGTAGGTGAAGGATCAATTTCTCGTGTACCATCAAAtgtttttgccatcattctccaCCTATGATTACTTGGCAAGAATCGTCTATGCCCCATATAGGAAAAATTTTTTCCATGTTTCAGCCATCTAGATCGTGTGTTACCCATACAAATAGGACATGCTAAACGACCTTTCGTACTCCACCCAGACAAATCACCATACgcaggaaaatcatttatcgtccacattaaagCTACGCGCATTGTAAAGATCTCTCTAGAGCAAATATCATAGGTTGGTGCTCCAACCTCCCATAATTCCTTTAATTCTGATATTAGAGGCTCTAAGTATACATCTATATTCATTGAAGGTGATGATGGTCCCGGTATAATCAACGATAGCATGAAACTTGATCGTTTCATGCACATCCAAGGAGGTAAATTGTAAGGTACCAACATAACCGGCCAAGTACTATAAGAAATGCTCATGTTCCCAAAAGGATTAAAGCCATCTGCAGATaaaccaagcctaacattgcggGGGTCAGAGGCAAAATCATCATGTTGTGTATCAAACGTCTTCCAGGCCATGCCATCTGCTGGATGCCTTAATACCCCATCATTTGTACGGCCCACAGCATGCCATTTCATTTGTGAAGAAGTCTTCAATGACATAAAAAGCCTTTGCAACCTTGTTTTTAACGGAAACCACCTTAATATTTTCGCTGGacttcttttaccttttttagAAATATCATTCATAGACTCTTTTTGATTCCACTTTGATGCTCCGCATACCACGCATGTTTCCAAATTCTCACtgtccttccaaaataacatacaaCCATTGGGACATACTAATATCTTCTCGTATCCAAGTCCTAACTCATTCATATACTTCTTCGCctcatatgcatttttaggcaATGATGCTCCTGGTGGGAGCAACTCATTCACAAATTCAAGCAGTTCTGTGAATATGCTATTACTCAATCCACCCAAACACTTCATATTCCAGAGACGTACGATAGCACTAAACTTAGTATGTTTTGTGCACCCTTCATATAATGGCTCATCAGCATCTTtcaacatattgtaaaatttattaactcttTCACTAGAACCTTGTCGATTCTCATTTTGCACTCCAGCCTCTCCATCTTCCACACCTATTTCAGGCCCACCCTCCACCATTTCAGGATCAAACATGGGGAAAACATCATGTAACATGGTTGTCATCCCACTAGAGTcttcatttatttgctcattattattttgggcaTCATTAGCATGGTAAGATGCCCCCCCTATTCTTTCCCCATGAGCATGCCAAATGGTGTAACCTTGAGAAATTCCATAactaatcaaatgatcatatacCATGTTGGGGATAAACATTTTACGTAATCCACATTTTCTACATGGGCAACAAATCGACGAATTTGTATCACAATTCTCGCACGCAAACTTCAAAAACTCATTGACACCATCGAGATACTCTTTTGTATGTCGAGGTTTTTTCATCCAATTTTTGTCCATagcttaactatattttaaatatagttaCAAAAACCTATGAGAATGCAAGATCATCAATAACTTAAAACATAGTATGGAAAATAATTGAATTGTATGAGTAAATCAAAATAAAGcttaaatttgcatataatcAGAAGCATAAAATATATTCTATTCTCCCCAAAGAAAACTATACATTGAAGaacgtgtgtatatatatatttgcatcaATATATGCCAATCATTTCCTTACTAAGGTTTCTAAATTTAGGAGAATCAAACATAaattctccaaaaaaaaaaaaaaaaggaagattatcctttgatttttttaatactatgtAATAATGTTAGTTAAAAATACCATCTGACCGATAAATTTCAAGTAGCTCAATAgttgtactattttttttcttgcgtttttttttttctctctaagcATATATTAGTTTTCTTTATTATGTATTAAATAACAAATGGAGATAACACAGTGTCATATAtcaagtaattattttttttaaaaaagaaccaTTATcatcctttgattttttttcattattgttttttaaaaaaaagaatcaaccattatcctttttattttttttcattagtaTTTTTATTGATCGTTTCTGCccatagtatttttttattgatcattCTTTGATTTTTCCCATAGTTTTCCTCTGTTTCTAGGTTATCCCTTACAAGTAATTAGACTACTAAAAATTCAAACACccaaaaatcttcacaaaaatCCACCCTAATGCATCTCCAAGAAACTTTTGTTATTACTTGAGGTGTTCCATTAAACTAGACTCTTTTACTGTTTAATTTCTCTCTCCGTAAATGTGGTATTGCACATCCTGAATATTAGCTTCCATCCAATCAAAAACATGGTTGTCACGAttaacatcctgaatattgctTCCACTCAACCGCTCCCT from Carya illinoinensis cultivar Pawnee chromosome 6, C.illinoinensisPawnee_v1, whole genome shotgun sequence includes:
- the LOC122312747 gene encoding uncharacterized protein LOC122312747; this translates as MDKNWMKKPRHTKEYLDGVNEFLKFACENCDTNSSICCPCRKCGLRKMFIPNMVYDHLISYGISQGYTIWHAHGERIGGASYHANDAQNNNEQINEDSSGMTTMLHDVFPMFDPEMVEGGPEIGVEDGEAGVQNENRQGSSERVNKFYNMLKDADEPLYEGCTKHTKFSAIVRLWNMKCLGGLSNSIFTELLEFVNELLPPGASLPKNAYEAKKYMNELGLGYEKILVCPNGCMLFWKDSENLETCVVCGASKWNQKESMNDISKKGKRSPAKILRWFPLKTRLQRLFMSLKTSSQMKWHAVGRTNDGVLRHPADGMAWKTFDTQHDDFASDPRNVRLGLSADGFNPFGNMSISYSTWPVMLVPYNLPPWMCMKRSSFMLSLIIPGPSSPSMNIDVYLEPLISELKELWEVGAPTYDICSREIFTMRVALMWTINDFPAYGDLSGWSTKGRLACPICMGNTRSRWLKHGKNFSYMGHRRFLPSNHRWRMMAKTFDGTREIDPSPTMPTPDEILEQLDDLNYNLLRHNLDVMHIEKNVVDNIVGTLLNIDTKSKNGIKARLDLQEMGLRPQLHPIITDANKTYLPPAIFTMSNKEKEDLLKVIQNVKVPDGYSSNVSRCVKLQHRTIVGMKSHDCHILMQQLLPIALRGSLPKKVIEPLIELSGFFRGVCSKMLRLEDLDRLESRIPYILCQLEMIFPPSFFTVMVHLTIHLVAECKLGGPVHYRWMYPVERYLHRLKFHVRNKAAPEGSIAEGYLLEELLTFCSRYLESALTVFNRPSRNPDDSKGKVVDVHLDFMSWTQAHRYILFNSDDFTPFRMMHLEIMRHTVDGNHLSNDELQKRHEDQFCNWFQDYVMKMDDNGRSKLGHKVVMHSKGPMRVAKEFKRIGRGFKEDEFGFTIVNFSHLVHTGSRITDDPFVLSSQVSQVFYVADERCPNWVVVVKTKPRDVYDTGEEEVTDDDEDEYFVNEYCINTSNDEAIELGIDDVVWTRSDIDGMTIETR